A stretch of DNA from Vulcanisaeta thermophila:
GCGTACACCAATGTCAGGGTTGAGGACTTGGGTGTCCTGGGCCTTGATTATGGTGGTGAATTGCAGGTGGATTTCCCAAGGCTTGGTAAGACCCTTAAGGTTAGGTTCCTTAGGACCTACGGCTATGCAAACCCAGGCGAGGCCCTGGCCCTAATCAACAGTGAGGGCTTCCTAGAGCTGTCCATTCGTAACGGGAACTTCGGTGGGTATTACGGTGTCTCCGAGGGTGAGGAGGTGGTGCTTAGGGTTTTGTCTTAAATTATCAACCTCGTTAACCTTTCGAAATTCTCACGCAGCCTTTCATAACTAATTAAGTACTGCCTCGGCACCCTACCATTCACCACGGGTACACCCTCAAACTCTAACAGGGCCCTCTTCACCGACGTGCCTAGGGAGTAACCGCCCAGTGACCCATCGCTCCTCACCACCCTGTGGCAGGGTATTAACACGGGTATTTCATTCTTGCCAGCCAGCCTACCCACTGCCCTGGGGCTTGTGCCCAATAACCTGGCTATTTGCGCGTAGGTTGCCACCTTACCCCTGGGTATGGATAGGATTGCTGTTTGAACGAGGCCCAGCATCCCCGAGCCCAACTCCAGGTACTTAATCACAGCCTCAGGGCCCAACTCGCCCATTAGGTACCTAAGCAACTCACCAGGTACTTCCTGGGCTTCAAACTCTGTTAAGCCGTCAATACCAACCTCAATGTTTACCCTGTGAACTTTATTATCATGAATGCACACATTAAGTACGCCAACGTTCTTAATGGGCAATTTAAAACAATGCACATATTAATACCCAGAAACCCCTTAAAAACCCTCTTCCTTAGCCCACCATGATGATTAAGGTGAGGCTTGCGGGGGTCCTGAGGGCATTGGCGCTGGGTCGGGACTACGTGGAGGTTAATGGTGCAGGCACAGTGAGGGATGTTGTGCTGGGTCTTGGTAGCATTAATGAGAAGCTCCTCAGGAGGGTCTATGACCCACTTAGGAATGAGTTGATGCCCGACATCTACATAGCCGTTAATGACATAGACATAAGGTTGCTAAAGGGTCTCGACACCCCCGTCGAGGATGGCGATGAGGTCTTAATACTGGCTTACATACACGGTGGTTAATTCGATGGTTCCCGGAATCACAAGGCTTGCCAGTGACCTTGGGGATATCTATGTATGGCTTGCCACAGCGAGGTTTCAAAAACCCCTGGGTGAGGACTTAATAAACCACCTGAGGAAGTTAGTGGGCGCATGCGGTAAATGCCTAATTGTGGTGGTACCCGCCACTAAGGTGCTTAATCATTGGCACATGATTTACCCATCATACCTAGCCCTGAGGGATTTCCTTAGGGGCACGTCTAGGTTTAGGGACCTGGGGCTTGGGGCATTAACCTACATGGCCGGCACTGACCAGGTGAGGGAGGCCCTTGGGTTAATGAGCCCTGTGGGTGCCGTGGACGTTTCAATACTCGTGATGGGCCTGGGCAATGATGCGCCCAGGGTTATTAATGAGGTGGGTATGTACGTAATTAACAGTGCCGTGGATGTCTACGTGGGTGTCGGCGCCTTTAGGCGTTACGATGGGCCCTGGAGGGATGTGGAGGGTTTCATCGAGACGTTAATACTGAAGTACCTGGAGTCCTTCACATAATTAATGCCTATTCTCCTTAACCATGAACCACGTGCCAATCCCCTTCGCACACAACTTATTATTTGAATCCCTAACCTCGGCCTCCGCCACAGCCAAGTGCCTGCCAGCCCTTATGACCCGGCCCTCCACGGTGAATGGACCATCCCTGAGGGGTTCTAGGAAGTGGACCTTGAGCTCCGCCGTGTATTGATCCACACCGTCATTAACAGTCATGACGGCAACCCCCAGTATCGAGTCTATCACAGTCATTATAACGCCACCATGAACCACACCGCCTCTCCTTAGGATCTCCCGCTTATACGGAAAACGGGCCTTAACGAATCCCTCACCTATCTCTGTGAATTCGAGCCCTATAAGTTGAAAGAGCGGTTCTGAGCGTAGGTACTCATTCATCATGCTCACCGTGTCTATGCCATAGTCACGGGCCCTCCTGAATAACTCCCTCATGCTACTCACGCCGATCTTCCCGAGTATTTCATCCCAATGGGACACCGTACGTAATTAATCAGTGGCTTTTAAACAATGCCTCACTACCCAATATTTAGTAATAAATAGTGACCCTATGCATGATGTGAATTTCGATATCGGGGCATTGGGAAGAAGGCTTTATTAATTTTCTAGCGCCACGGGGCATGGTGGGATCATTGCCGTAAATAAGACGCCGATCCTCGAGGTAATCGATGTTTGGTATAGCTATAAGACTGAGAGGGGCCCCGTGCCCGTCCTCAAGGAGGTATCCTTCAAGGTTTATGCCCAGGAGTTCGTATCGATAGTGGCCCCCACGGGGACTGGCAAGTCCACACTGCTGAGGATAATAGCTGGGCTCAGGAGGCCCGATAAGGGCAGGGTGCTCCTGATGGGGGAGGAGGTCAGGGGGCCCACGCCCAAGTTGGCGATGATATTCCAGGACTTCGCGTTGTTTCCCTGGCTCACGGCCCTTGAGAATGTAGAGCTCGCCCTAATGCATAGGAAGGACCTGAGTAAGGAGAGTAGGAGGGAGATGGCTAAGAAGTACCTGGAGCTTGTGGGCCTCGGGGGCTTTGAGGATTACTACCCAAGGGAGTTGAGCGGTGGTATGAAGCAAAGGGTCGCCATTGCCAGGGCATTGGCGGCCCAGCCCGTGGTCTTACTAATGGACGAGCCCTTCGCAAACCTAGACGCCATAACAGCCGAGGGCCTTAGGTCCGAGATATACAGCATGATCTTCAATGAGGAGTCCACCGTCAAGGCAATAATAATGGTTAGCCACAACCTTGAGGAGGTTGTGGAGTTAAGTGATAAGGTGTTGATACTCGGGGGTAAGCCCGCCACGATAATATCCGAGGTCCCCATAAACCTACCCAGGCCCAGGAATTCCAGAGATCCAGAGTTCCAGGACTACCTCGATCGCCTATACTCAATACTGTCAATGAGCATTAGGGGGTTCGTATGACCCCCTGGCCAGTACTACTAACTGCGTTCCTGGCCACCCTGGCCACCCTGGGCAGGGTTGCCTTAACGATAGTCCTGGGCATAGTCACTGGTTGGTTCCTTGGTTACGCAGCGGCTAAGAATGGATTCTTCGAGAGGATCTTCCTATCCATAACCCAAACCCTGGAGGCAGTACCGGTCATAACCTTCTTCCCAGTGGTCCTAATATTCTTCATAAGTAACATAAGGGGTTATCTGGGCGTTGAGTTTGCTGTGGATTTCCTGGTGTTCACGGCGGTTGTTTGGAACATATGGATTGGGGAGTACGAGTCCATAAAGACCGTGTCCCAATCACTGGAGGACGCCACTAGGATGATGAACCTTGGCTTCCTCAGGAGTATGCGTTACCTCTACATACCAGCCACTTGGCCCAGGGTTGCGGGTAACGTACTGGTTAGCTTCGCAGATGGCTTGTTCTACATAGTGGTTAGTGAGGTCATAACCCTGGGTACCAGGAACTACTTCGTATTTGGGATAGGAGCATCAATTGCCAGGTGGGTTACTGGTAACGAGTGGGGTTACGCGGTAACGGGCCTCGTGGTGCTCATAGTAATGGTCACTGTGGTTATCTTCGGGATCTTAAGGCCATTCGTCAACTGGGCTGTGAAGTACAGTTACGACCCAATGATGGAGATAACCAAGGTCAGGGTTAGGAGGCCCGTAGCCAGTAGTCGTGTTAGATCCTTCATGGCCAGGAATATTAAGTACGTGAGGAGGATTGCGGCCATGGAGGAGGCAATAATGCCCGTGTTCATAAGGGCATCCAGCTACGCCATTAGGCATAGGCTAACCGTTAGGAGTAGGTTTAGGAACCCACTGAGCCTTCATGAGAAGTACCTCGGCATTGCACTGCTCATATTAATAATTACATTACTGGCTTACTCAGTGTACTCATCATGGAGTGCCACCTGGTCACCAATAATCCTAGATCTAGAAGCCCACGGCATGATATACCTATACTACCTGGGCCTTGATTGGTTAAGGGTTGTGCTGGTCACGGTGGCTTCCATAGCAACCGCAATACCCATCAACTACCTAATGGTTACCAACAGGCGTGTTGAGACCGTACTACTACCCATACTCGAGGATTTGGCGTCCATACCCGTATCTGGTTACATGCCATTGATAGCCATACCCTTCACCACGTACCTAGCCAACACCCTGGGGCTTGGGGCCTCACTCAACCTACTCACCTTCATAGTGGCTTACCTAAGCACTGCCTGGTACGTTATCTACAACATGTATGTGGGGATGAAGACAATACCCAGGAGCCTATGGGAGGTGGCTAACAACCTAAACCTAAGCACGTGGGATAAACTCAGGAGGTTGGCAATACCTGGGTCCATGCCCGCAACCATAACCGGGCTGGCGAGTACCGTGGGATCCACATGGGGCGGTCTTGAGGTTGCTGAGTACTTCCAGGGGATTAATGGGCATGTTTACTCTGTCCAGGGGTTCACCGCATTGATGGATTACTACACCAGCATTGGCAATATTGTGGGGCTTGAGGCAATGAGCCTCATACTCGCCATAAACGTCATACTCCTGAGCATCTTCCTATGGAGGTGGCTCTTTCACCTGGCCCGTGAGAGGTACAGGATGGAGGGCGCCATAACCCTTTAATCTACATCACCCCTCATGTCCATGTTGTAGGCCATGGCGAACCTCCTCTTAGCGGGTATTTTCAATTTATCAATGGCCGCTATGGCGTATTCGAGGAATTGATCAGAACCAAAGTTCGCATACTCATGGGCAAGCCATAGCAATTTATTATAATGTATCGAGTCCCTGTACATACTAAGGAGTAGGTTTACGTGGTCGCTCACATCCACCTTATCGAAGAATAGCTTCCAGGGTACCCTCTGGTCGAACATGGGCCACTCATAGTAGGGTACCTCCACGAGTATTGGTGTGTCGTTCTTGCTCGGTTTTACGTAGAACATGAGTATCCTGGGCATCTCCTCAAGGACCCTCCTAACCCTCCTGATATAGTCACTGGGATTCAACTCCCCACCCTCATCCACGGACCTAAGTCCTAGGCTGTCCTCAACCCTGTCGTTAATGAGCCTCAGCAGTCGATCTATGTTGGTTAATGATTTACTGTTTAGGTACGCATCCATGGCACCTATTAATAACTTCCTCGTGATCCCCAACCCCACGCCTTGCACCTTCGCCAATTCCTCAAGCACGTTTATGTCGGATACGGACTGGCTAAGGATCACCCTAATCCCCATGCGCACCAGATCCCTGTGGCTCCCGTTGTAGTTCCCCGCCAGGTCCAGCAGGCGCTTCCTGTAATTCCTTATCCAAACAACCGAGTGCCACTCAATCCCCCTGTTCAGTATGTCTATCACCTCCTTATCTATGTTCCCCAGGGGCCCCTCGTTGAGTATTAACTCCTTGAGGGTTTTGAATAGGACGTAGTCCTTGAAAACCTTTAACTCCGTGTCCTTGGACACGAACATGACCTTAACACCAAGCTCCCTGGCCTTAACCAGTAACTGGTAAATCCTCTCCAACGCATCCACAACGTCGGGTACGAAGTACAGGTCCAGGAAGCCCTTGGTTAGTATTAACTCGTGTATCAACGCCGTTACCTTGGCGTAGAGGCTTCCGTCCATGAGTAGGAATTCGTAGCCCCCGTCTTCAAGGGCCTTCATGGCCACTGAGGACTCCACGTGGGTTAGTAATACCCACCTTAGGGCTGGTGCGTAGACTGGCGAGAGCTTCACGA
This window harbors:
- a CDS encoding methylated-DNA--[protein]-cysteine S-methyltransferase; this encodes MHCFKLPIKNVGVLNVCIHDNKVHRVNIEVGIDGLTEFEAQEVPGELLRYLMGELGPEAVIKYLELGSGMLGLVQTAILSIPRGKVATYAQIARLLGTSPRAVGRLAGKNEIPVLIPCHRVVRSDGSLGGYSLGTSVKRALLEFEGVPVVNGRVPRQYLISYERLRENFERLTRLII
- a CDS encoding ABC transporter ATP-binding protein, with amino-acid sequence MPVLKEVSFKVYAQEFVSIVAPTGTGKSTLLRIIAGLRRPDKGRVLLMGEEVRGPTPKLAMIFQDFALFPWLTALENVELALMHRKDLSKESRREMAKKYLELVGLGGFEDYYPRELSGGMKQRVAIARALAAQPVVLLMDEPFANLDAITAEGLRSEIYSMIFNEESTVKAIIMVSHNLEEVVELSDKVLILGGKPATIISEVPINLPRPRNSRDPEFQDYLDRLYSILSMSIRGFV
- a CDS encoding ABC transporter permease subunit — translated: MTPWPVLLTAFLATLATLGRVALTIVLGIVTGWFLGYAAAKNGFFERIFLSITQTLEAVPVITFFPVVLIFFISNIRGYLGVEFAVDFLVFTAVVWNIWIGEYESIKTVSQSLEDATRMMNLGFLRSMRYLYIPATWPRVAGNVLVSFADGLFYIVVSEVITLGTRNYFVFGIGASIARWVTGNEWGYAVTGLVVLIVMVTVVIFGILRPFVNWAVKYSYDPMMEITKVRVRRPVASSRVRSFMARNIKYVRRIAAMEEAIMPVFIRASSYAIRHRLTVRSRFRNPLSLHEKYLGIALLILIITLLAYSVYSSWSATWSPIILDLEAHGMIYLYYLGLDWLRVVLVTVASIATAIPINYLMVTNRRVETVLLPILEDLASIPVSGYMPLIAIPFTTYLANTLGLGASLNLLTFIVAYLSTAWYVIYNMYVGMKTIPRSLWEVANNLNLSTWDKLRRLAIPGSMPATITGLASTVGSTWGGLEVAEYFQGINGHVYSVQGFTALMDYYTSIGNIVGLEAMSLILAINVILLSIFLWRWLFHLARERYRMEGAITL
- a CDS encoding MoaD/ThiS family protein yields the protein MIKVRLAGVLRALALGRDYVEVNGAGTVRDVVLGLGSINEKLLRRVYDPLRNELMPDIYIAVNDIDIRLLKGLDTPVEDGDEVLILAYIHGG
- a CDS encoding DNA double-strand break repair nuclease NurA gives rise to the protein MVDLFYDIYYRKLMELSSGVRPRDLGMGSVIRGVVDYGAVNDVWKPLGMPNTSRDFRAVAVDGGVQELDFRNGASLVIVRAIAINNVGKPPTKDVIVKLSPVYAPALRWVLLTHVESSVAMKALEDGGYEFLLMDGSLYAKVTALIHELILTKGFLDLYFVPDVVDALERIYQLLVKARELGVKVMFVSKDTELKVFKDYVLFKTLKELILNEGPLGNIDKEVIDILNRGIEWHSVVWIRNYRKRLLDLAGNYNGSHRDLVRMGIRVILSQSVSDINVLEELAKVQGVGLGITRKLLIGAMDAYLNSKSLTNIDRLLRLINDRVEDSLGLRSVDEGGELNPSDYIRRVRRVLEEMPRILMFYVKPSKNDTPILVEVPYYEWPMFDQRVPWKLFFDKVDVSDHVNLLLSMYRDSIHYNKLLWLAHEYANFGSDQFLEYAIAAIDKLKIPAKRRFAMAYNMDMRGDVD
- a CDS encoding PaaI family thioesterase yields the protein MSHWDEILGKIGVSSMRELFRRARDYGIDTVSMMNEYLRSEPLFQLIGLEFTEIGEGFVKARFPYKREILRRGGVVHGGVIMTVIDSILGVAVMTVNDGVDQYTAELKVHFLEPLRDGPFTVEGRVIRAGRHLAVAEAEVRDSNNKLCAKGIGTWFMVKENRH